In Paenibacillus sp. 1781tsa1, one DNA window encodes the following:
- a CDS encoding ABC transporter substrate-binding protein produces the protein MNRSNGVYIVRKPSIITGVLILFLATALLLSGCSSSAAGSGTKDASGKHAEIVKIRIADTSTNPTFRVAIAKGFFEKRGIDAESITFGSPAEGVNALFIKQVDIAYGADFPVLNALAKGEYSVIASAGQTTDEAAAAWKLYAREDIQSGADLKGKKVSFIRGTFIPYLWDEYLKDQGVALSDVTQIGQGAFDEAYIALKQGDLDAAWVIGSALTDKFDALEGVHQLTDMSQTPIRLGMGLVSSNEFIQANPEKISDFLAALDEASTYAQAHPEEVADLMYQETKQPKDATLKDLPINPWEVGFTQAAYDSLAGQKQYMVDTGIIEQDFDLDTKLNLTSLQQALPEKVTYSK, from the coding sequence ATGAATAGATCGAATGGGGTGTATATTGTGAGAAAACCATCCATAATTACCGGCGTATTGATATTATTTCTGGCTACAGCACTTCTATTATCCGGATGCAGTTCAAGCGCAGCAGGGTCCGGAACCAAAGACGCTTCGGGTAAACATGCCGAAATTGTAAAAATTCGAATCGCAGATACAAGTACCAACCCAACGTTCAGGGTAGCCATTGCCAAAGGTTTCTTTGAAAAAAGGGGCATTGACGCAGAGAGTATTACGTTTGGCTCGCCGGCAGAGGGTGTAAATGCATTATTTATCAAACAGGTAGATATTGCGTACGGGGCGGATTTCCCTGTATTAAACGCTCTGGCTAAAGGTGAATATTCAGTTATCGCTTCTGCAGGCCAGACTACGGATGAAGCGGCAGCCGCCTGGAAGCTGTATGCAAGGGAGGATATCCAGAGTGGAGCAGATTTGAAGGGTAAGAAAGTGAGTTTCATTCGAGGCACATTTATTCCGTATCTATGGGATGAATATTTGAAAGATCAGGGGGTGGCGCTGAGTGATGTGACGCAAATTGGTCAGGGGGCTTTTGATGAAGCCTACATCGCACTGAAACAGGGAGACCTTGATGCCGCTTGGGTCATAGGTTCCGCGTTAACTGATAAATTCGATGCACTCGAAGGAGTACATCAGCTGACGGATATGTCTCAGACGCCTATACGCCTTGGTATGGGACTGGTATCAAGTAATGAATTCATCCAGGCGAACCCCGAAAAGATAAGTGACTTCCTTGCGGCGCTGGATGAGGCATCCACGTATGCCCAAGCGCATCCTGAAGAAGTTGCGGATCTGATGTATCAAGAGACCAAACAGCCTAAAGATGCCACGTTGAAAGATCTTCCGATTAATCCATGGGAAGTTGGATTTACACAGGCCGCTTATGATAGTTTGGCAGGTCAGAAGCAATATATGGTGGACACCGGAATCATTGAACAGGATTTTGATCTCGACACCAAACTCAATCTGACTTCTCTCCAGCAGGCTCTGCCGGAAAAAGTGACGTATAGCAAATAA
- a CDS encoding ABC transporter ATP-binding protein has product MSLPATQHTIHIEQLRKTYHAPTNGDVHYIIKDVDLVIKGGEFFVLLGPSGCGKSTLLNMIAGFISKSGGQLKVDNKEIDRPGRDRAMVFQQADSSLFPWLTVRENVEFGLRMSKVPKTQRREISDRYIQLVGLSAHEGKFPKELSGGMKQRVQLARVLANDSAILLMDEPFGALDAMTRRTMQKELVNIWKETHKTVIFVTHDIQEALLLGERIGIMSVGPSSNITDIYHNTLPYPRNIASSEFNTLYDRIQGHFEE; this is encoded by the coding sequence ATGTCCTTACCTGCAACTCAGCATACCATTCATATCGAACAGCTTCGTAAAACGTATCATGCCCCGACCAATGGGGACGTGCATTATATCATCAAGGATGTCGATCTGGTTATCAAGGGAGGAGAATTTTTTGTCCTGCTTGGTCCCAGCGGATGCGGGAAGTCAACGCTGCTGAATATGATCGCAGGTTTTATCTCCAAGTCGGGCGGACAGCTCAAGGTAGACAACAAGGAGATCGACAGACCAGGCAGGGATCGGGCGATGGTATTCCAGCAGGCGGATTCTTCTCTCTTCCCATGGTTAACCGTGAGAGAGAATGTTGAATTCGGACTCCGAATGTCCAAGGTGCCTAAGACACAACGACGTGAGATCTCTGATCGATACATCCAGCTTGTGGGACTGAGTGCTCATGAGGGGAAATTTCCGAAAGAGCTCTCGGGTGGCATGAAGCAGCGAGTTCAGTTGGCTCGGGTGCTTGCGAATGACTCGGCGATCTTGCTGATGGATGAGCCATTCGGTGCACTGGACGCGATGACGAGGCGAACCATGCAGAAGGAACTGGTGAATATTTGGAAAGAAACCCATAAGACCGTTATCTTTGTCACCCACGATATTCAGGAAGCCCTATTGCTTGGTGAGCGCATCGGCATAATGTCCGTAGGTCCATCTTCGAATATAACGGATATTTACCACAACACGTTACCTTACCCGAGGAACATTGCCTCATCTGAGTTCAACACCCTGTATGACCGAATTCAAGGCCACTTTGAAGAATAA